The following proteins are co-located in the Argopecten irradians isolate NY chromosome 9, Ai_NY, whole genome shotgun sequence genome:
- the LOC138331120 gene encoding uncharacterized protein, whose protein sequence is MGTDCSLLWGIFMLLLLPLFVSGVRFHVKIKTGNREYAATFANVRIDVEGTTGTAHSLYLGNYFDTGHTDYKDVYISVGRINRITVYHDNSRSQPGWYLDYIEMHDTATRLKYTFNFYCWVEHRDRHGKNSNECYYNQPIDNCLVDPVRVECHIGRCTSCWDGFSIDGNKCTFTRTAEALTCQMKITDENNDERIAHVPPGQPNTCSNQRDFYGNIQVKKVDTIADFDLLLNISHPDSTKPRFVTAYAFGITDVYFHIVKKSLTGAEVNTTFVLKEDKESRNPVHRLTYNRTMDNPISNGDLENGQRLCLRLEVLGGGHANFKNVLPNTTESVQYPKTSTVRDICYWYDDAPPEHCLEHSFCGTEPLDTASRILTSRDFTVTVTGWDDPSPVPGDPKFASGIHTYVVNMYEVKESGSDFLDVGRKPVLPAVVKENLTQVNISIPSNLPNPAMYAIVLEVTDIANNVRQARRFVMFDNSSTVTSRDDKPFYSTTASQKTNHKWQTNLGQICYSWTDKYYNDKFHTLNLLKPIRDDPHGLISGVYEQTTGILPVSGTENIHGITRFYYTLRREGHILNQTKVPDFTSQTLCVSPKLTDGETYRLDLVAEDMFNHTYTDSLVTYIDASEPEIFDVWLVRDGYERLYVHYSNDLSKMILAFKSLDVHSGIYSVDWSLGTAFGGNDIGQGSIDILTANTNITCLDGVNPCYCPYVGDCLFYNFTLNLNSRLHSNASFGGHNHKYHFTITVTNIARLLYVKHLEILADDSPPAPGIVIEGTTGSPDIDYTSEVNITVTWAGFIDNESGIKLYKVGLSTKCLQITDVDHDTFIDETTLTSANFSLPEEGKYYVTVVAYNNAMEPSTPVCSDGVVLERLEQKQQIQAISSGCVRTSVCNESHVKLIIMLEFVLLILRVIR, encoded by the exons ATGGGAACGGATTGTTCCCTTCTTTGGGGTATATTTATGCTTCTATTACTTCCGTTGTTTGTATCAG GAGTAAGATTTCACGTGAAGATAAAAACTGGGAACAGAGAGTACGCCGCAACTTTTGCTAATGTACGGATAGACGTGGAGGGAACAACAGGCACTGCACATTCGCTGTACTTAGGGAATTACTTTGATACTGGACATACCGACTACAAAgacgtgtatattagtgttgGTAGAATAAACAGGATTACTGTATACCATGACAATAGTAGATCTCAGCCAGGCTGGTATTTGGATTAT ATCGAGATGCACGATACAGCAACGAGactgaaatatacatttaaCTTCTATTGCTGGGTGGAGCACAGAGACAGACATGGGAAAAACTCGAATG AATGCTACTATAACCAACCTATCGACAATTGTCTAGTGGACCCTGTAAGAGTTGAATGTCACATTGGAAGGTGTACAAGCTGTTGGGACGGGTTCTCAATCGACGGAAATAAATGTACCT TTACAAGGACTGCGGAAGCTTTGACATGCCAAATGAAAATAACAGACGAAAACAATGACGAAAGAATAGCCCACGTGCCACCTGGTCAACCGAATACATGCTCCAATCAGCGGGACTTTTACGGCAACATACAGGTGAAGAAAGTGGACACCATTGCGGATTTTGATCTTTTATTGAATATATCCCATCCGGATTCCACAAAGCCTCGATTCGTTACTGCTTATGCATTTGGTATCACTGACGTATATTTTCACATTGTGAAAAAATCTTTGACAG GCGCAGAAGTTAATACCACATTTGTTCTTAAGGAAGACAAAGAAAGTAGGAACCCCGTACATCGATTGACGTATAACAGGACAATGGACAATCCGATCAGTAACGGCGATTTGGAAAACGGACAAAG GCTTTGTCTACGACTTGAAGTGCTCGGAGGAGGCCATGCGAATTTTAAAAATGTCTTACCTAATACCACGGAATCCGTTCAGTACCCGAAAACGTCCACTGTGAGGGATATATGTTACTGGTATGACGATGCCCCACCAGAGCACTGCCTGGAGCATTCTTTTTGTGGTACAGAACCACTGGACACGGCCAGTCGTATCCTGACCAGTCGGGACTTCACAGTGACCGTGACAGGCTGGGATGACCCCTCTCCTGTACCGGGAGACCCGAAGTTCGCTTCTGGTATACACACATACGTGGTAAACATGTATGAAGTTAAAGAGTCGGGGTCTGATTTCCTTGACGTTGGAAGAAAACCTGTTTTACCGGCAGTTGTGAAAGAGAATTTAACTCAAGTCAATATAAGCATTCCCTCAAATTTACCAAATCCAGCTATGTACGCAATAGTTTTAGAAGTGACGGACATTGCTAACAATGTGCGACAAGCTCGAAGATTCGTCATGTTTGATAATTCATCAACCGTAACCTCGCGGGATGACAAACCTTTCTATTCCACAACAGCCTCTCAGAAAACCAACCACAAGTGGCAAACAAACCTTGGACAGATATGTTACTCCTGGACCGACAAATACTACAACGACAAATTCCATACACTGAATCTTCTAAAACCAATACGAGACGATCCACACGGTTTGATATCTGGTGTGTACGAACAAACAACTGGAATCCTTCCCGTATCAGGAACTGAAAACATCCACGGCATTACGAGGTTTTATTACACACTGAGACGGGAGGGACATATTTTGAATCAGACGAAGGTTCCTGACTTTACGTCACAGACACTATGTGTCTCTCCAAAACTTACTGATGGTGAAACTTACCGTTTAGATTTAGTGGCAGAAGATATGTTTAACCACACATATACAGACTCCCTTGTAACTTATATTGACGCCAGTGAACCGGAGATATTTGATGTGTGGCTTGTGAGAGACGGTTATGAGCGACTctatgtacattacagtaaTGACCTCTCCAAAATGATCCTCGCATTCAAGTCTCTCGATGTCCACAGTGGTATTTACTCCGTAGATTGGTCACTTGGCACAGCATTTGGAGGGAACGACATTGGACAGGGCTCTATTGATATTCTAACGGCTAACACAAAC atAACCTGTCTGGATGGTGTTAACCCATGCTACTGTCCTTACGTCGGAGACTGCCTCTTTTACAATTTCACTCTCAACCTCAATTCGCGTCTCCATAGCAACGCTAGTTTCGGAGGCCACAACCACAAGTACCATTTTACTATAACAGTTACCAATATAGCACGACTGttatatgtaaaacatttaGAAATCTTGGCTGACGACTCGCCCCCAGCACCGGGGATTGTTATTGAAGGGACGACTGGCTCACCAGACATAGACTACACTAGTGAGGTCAACATTACCGTTACCTGGGCTGGATTCATTGATAATGAGAGTGGTATAAAGTTATATAAAGTTGGACTGTCGACGAAATGTTTGCAAATTACAGACGTCGATCACGACACATTTATCGATGAGACAACGCTAACCTCAGCTAATTTTTCTCTACCAGAGGAAGGAAAGTACTACGTGACTGTAGTGGCTTACAACAACGCCATGGAACCATCAACACCTGTCTGCTCGGATGGTGTCGTACTCGAAAGATTggaacaaaaacaacaaattcaaGCGATAAGTAGCGGTTGTGTCCGCACTAGTGTCTGTAATGAAAGTCATGTCAAACTTATCATTATGTTAGAATtcgttttattgatattaaGGGTCATCAGATAG